From the genome of Variovorax sp. RA8, one region includes:
- a CDS encoding beta strand repeat-containing protein, translating into MDTRGNALANTQGTIAADTTVNVNSGALANDAGLIHSGGAMTIDSHGAGYDNKGGQTLAGGDLRIDAGAIDNTGALIRSGATTTLNAGSIANADTLGADQGIEGDNVAIATGALVNTSGAIRANLNATLTSSGTVDNTSGLISAGDTVAIVDPNAPNPAAKTLDVTNTGGTVLADKRLAVDAASLGFDGKLLSGGDMRLALTQDVVTAAGSRTIANRDLSVATRGNVTHGGMLAAGNALTLSARSIDNTATGDIQGASTTLSTSGTVTNRGVIDGFATRIDAGTLDNIGTGRIYGDQISIGAGTLNNLAETVNGLTSAATIAARDRLDIGAQTIGNRDGSLIFSAGDLVIGGSLDADGRATGAAAALGNHASTIEAAGNAGISAAVLNNTSGGVTWTLQPGTSEHVVEYAIPGNATRHPASEVLLAAGGSLLTNSTGWNNWVATDASNPLAPGSNAAARLLVPSPDYPLERFRTYYLQSPANSADRSYQTCNVDTCETTARPGAWYAISDPIWSTFGVAPPAAELPTSHPGRIDPHFMVGQEGLGNTTTMDVNGVATPLNRIKAIHGAGSFQGLGRNLINGTTRALVDTAISGASLEDSLTRSIATAFIDTGAALGATAIGANTAPGSFANFAGHLIAGCATGALRADRAAGCGAGALGATLGEATALVLNGNRTAEDILANGLLPGTLEMASLVGGLGVALAGGDASLVYLGAGAGSNAAENNMAGQLTMLVQNVVRFNQAGWQALSAAGQVAILRCAANNWCASLPLMAAAVGYVNSAQFAANQPSLADQIPTGYGAGGVRVLDGSTSTSADVMQGANTTATPATALVSPGTPGYGASNPTAGGTSTVSPHMAPAGGSIVLSQSSSGHQLFGNQLPSNLAAETAAANAVGVRPIPASDPSFPSVVNQGQIKFVVTAGGQLLIAPHTVNGIEISHAVLSNGQPVIAAGQANIAGLPGALFGLDIEPYSGHFLNGATPAQSAAADQAARTAFSSVGINFPERDGN; encoded by the coding sequence GTGGACACACGCGGCAATGCGCTGGCGAACACGCAGGGCACGATTGCAGCCGACACGACTGTCAATGTGAACTCGGGCGCGCTGGCTAACGATGCGGGCCTGATCCACTCGGGCGGCGCGATGACCATCGACAGCCATGGCGCCGGATACGACAACAAGGGCGGCCAGACCCTCGCCGGGGGCGACCTGCGCATCGATGCGGGCGCCATCGACAACACCGGTGCGTTGATCCGCTCGGGCGCCACCACCACTTTGAACGCCGGCAGCATCGCCAACGCCGATACGCTGGGCGCGGACCAGGGCATCGAGGGCGACAACGTCGCCATTGCCACCGGCGCCCTCGTCAACACGTCCGGCGCCATCCGTGCCAACCTGAACGCCACCCTCACCAGCAGCGGCACCGTCGACAACACCTCCGGCTTGATCTCCGCGGGCGACACGGTCGCCATCGTCGACCCGAACGCGCCCAACCCGGCCGCCAAGACCTTGGACGTGACCAACACGGGCGGCACCGTGCTGGCGGACAAGCGCCTGGCCGTCGATGCCGCCTCGCTCGGCTTCGACGGCAAGCTGCTCTCCGGAGGCGACATGCGCCTCGCGTTGACGCAGGACGTGGTCACTGCCGCCGGCAGCCGGACCATCGCCAACCGCGACCTGAGCGTCGCCACCCGCGGCAACGTCACCCATGGCGGCATGCTGGCTGCCGGCAACGCGCTCACCCTCTCGGCGCGCAGCATCGACAACACCGCCACCGGCGACATCCAGGGCGCTTCCACCACATTGAGCACCTCCGGCACGGTGACCAACCGCGGCGTCATCGACGGCTTTGCCACCCGCATCGACGCGGGCACGCTCGACAACATCGGCACCGGCCGCATCTACGGCGACCAGATCTCGATTGGCGCGGGCACGCTGAACAACCTGGCCGAGACCGTCAACGGCCTCACGTCCGCCGCCACCATCGCCGCGCGCGATCGCCTGGACATCGGCGCCCAGACGATCGGCAACCGCGATGGCTCGTTGATCTTCAGCGCCGGCGACCTCGTCATCGGCGGCAGCCTCGATGCCGACGGGCGGGCCACCGGCGCCGCCGCGGCGCTCGGCAACCACGCCTCCACGATCGAGGCCGCGGGCAACGCCGGCATCAGTGCCGCGGTCCTGAACAACACCAGCGGCGGCGTCACCTGGACCTTGCAGCCCGGCACGAGCGAACACGTGGTCGAGTACGCCATCCCGGGCAATGCCACGCGCCATCCGGCCTCGGAGGTCCTGCTTGCCGCCGGCGGCAGCCTCCTGACCAACAGCACCGGCTGGAACAACTGGGTGGCCACGGACGCCTCCAACCCCCTCGCGCCGGGCAGCAACGCCGCCGCCCGGCTGCTGGTGCCGTCGCCCGACTACCCGCTCGAGCGCTTCCGCACCTACTACCTCCAGAGCCCGGCCAACAGCGCAGATCGCAGCTACCAGACCTGCAACGTCGACACCTGCGAAACCACCGCCAGGCCAGGCGCGTGGTACGCCATCAGCGATCCCATCTGGTCCACCTTCGGCGTGGCACCGCCGGCGGCCGAACTGCCCACCAGCCATCCCGGGCGCATCGACCCCCACTTCATGGTGGGCCAGGAGGGCCTGGGCAACACGACCACGATGGATGTGAACGGCGTGGCGACGCCGCTGAATCGGATCAAGGCGATCCATGGTGCCGGCAGCTTCCAGGGGCTGGGTCGCAATCTGATCAATGGGACCACACGGGCGCTCGTCGACACGGCCATCAGCGGCGCAAGCCTGGAGGACAGCCTCACTCGCAGCATCGCCACGGCGTTCATCGATACCGGTGCAGCCTTGGGGGCAACCGCCATCGGAGCGAACACCGCCCCCGGCAGCTTCGCGAACTTTGCGGGCCATCTCATCGCAGGTTGCGCAACAGGCGCCCTGCGTGCCGACAGGGCGGCCGGCTGCGGTGCCGGTGCCCTCGGTGCCACGCTGGGTGAAGCCACCGCGCTCGTGCTCAATGGAAACCGCACGGCCGAAGACATTCTGGCCAATGGGCTGCTTCCGGGCACCTTGGAGATGGCCAGCCTCGTGGGCGGTCTCGGCGTTGCGCTCGCTGGTGGTGATGCCAGTTTGGTCTATCTCGGTGCAGGTGCCGGATCGAACGCGGCAGAGAACAACATGGCTGGCCAGCTGACGATGCTGGTGCAGAACGTCGTGCGCTTCAATCAAGCAGGCTGGCAAGCCCTGAGCGCCGCGGGGCAGGTCGCCATATTGCGATGCGCCGCCAACAACTGGTGCGCCTCGCTGCCGCTGATGGCCGCGGCCGTGGGTTACGTCAACAGTGCCCAGTTCGCGGCCAACCAGCCGTCGCTTGCCGATCAGATCCCCACGGGGTATGGAGCAGGCGGCGTTCGGGTCTTGGATGGGTCAACCAGTACATCGGCAGATGTCATGCAGGGGGCCAACACTACTGCGACACCTGCGACGGCGCTAGTGAGTCCGGGTACGCCTGGATATGGCGCCTCCAACCCGACGGCTGGCGGCACATCGACCGTATCGCCCCATATGGCGCCGGCGGGAGGCTCGATCGTCCTCAGTCAGTCGAGTTCAGGGCATCAGCTATTTGGAAACCAGCTTCCAAGTAATCTCGCCGCTGAAACTGCGGCGGCAAACGCGGTCGGCGTGCGTCCTATCCCTGCAAGCGATCCTTCATTCCCCTCGGTCGTCAATCAGGGGCAGATAAAGTTCGTAGTCACTGCTGGGGGACAGCTCTTGATTGCTCCACATACAGTGAATGGCATCGAAATATCTCATGCTGTTCTTTCCAATGGGCAGCCTGTTATTGCCGCTGGACAAGCGAATATTGCTGGTCTGCCTGGGGCGCTGTTTGGACTGGACATCGAGCCCTATTCGGGGCATTTTCTGAATGGCGCGACGCCGGCCCAATCTGCTGCCGCAGACCAAGCTGCGCGCACTGCATTCAGCAGTGTCGGCATCAACTTTCCAGAGAGGGACGGTAACTGA
- a CDS encoding feruloyl-CoA synthase, giving the protein MKAEGFFDDETQLAPPRTIRIDFDDGSFALRSPVALRPYARCVGEWLERWARETPDALALAERDESGEGWRKLDYRALRRAVGAVAQGLLDLGVPRDRPVVILSDNAIDHAVLMLATMHIGRTACSLSSAYSRMAKDPSRLHGMLQALDPALIYASDARLYGGVLAGCGVDAITVFSRNADAHPGARSFDALLATEETPAVMQAFEAILPDTHAKYLLTSGSTGRPKVVINTHRMLCANQQMIAQTWRFLDQEPPVLVDWLPWSHTFGANHNFNIVLCHGGALYIDEGRPAPGLIEKTVRNLREVRPTLLFNVPRGYDMLLPFLEADEALAADVLSRLRLCFYAAAALAPSTWQRLEAVAKRARPAAPLWLTTSWGATETSPAITSAHWKLDGAGCIGAPLPGLELKFVPNGDKLEMRVKGVSVFPGYRNAPRETAQAFDEEGYYRIGDAGYLVDAQRPECGVMFNGRVAEDFKLTSGTWVSVGTLRVELVSRLAPLVQDVVITGHDRDAVGMLVFPSAQAAQRPREELAAALLRTMRALHDEGAGSSRCPVRALVLASPPDIDAGEITDKGYINQRAVLLRRAAEVERLHADVHDPEVVRGD; this is encoded by the coding sequence ATGAAGGCCGAAGGCTTCTTCGACGACGAAACCCAGCTCGCCCCGCCACGCACGATCCGCATCGACTTCGACGACGGCTCCTTCGCACTGCGCTCGCCCGTCGCGCTGCGCCCCTACGCCCGCTGCGTGGGCGAATGGCTGGAGCGCTGGGCACGCGAGACGCCCGATGCACTGGCATTGGCCGAGCGCGACGAGAGCGGCGAGGGCTGGCGCAAGCTGGACTACCGCGCGCTGCGCCGTGCCGTCGGCGCGGTGGCCCAAGGCCTGCTCGACCTGGGCGTGCCGCGGGACAGGCCGGTGGTGATCCTCTCCGACAACGCGATCGACCATGCGGTGCTGATGCTGGCCACCATGCACATCGGCCGCACGGCCTGCTCGCTGTCCAGCGCCTACTCGCGCATGGCCAAGGACCCGTCGCGGCTGCACGGCATGCTGCAGGCGCTGGACCCCGCGCTGATCTATGCCTCGGACGCCAGGCTCTATGGCGGGGTGCTTGCCGGCTGCGGCGTCGATGCGATCACGGTCTTCAGCCGCAACGCCGACGCGCATCCCGGCGCGCGCTCTTTCGACGCGCTGCTGGCAACCGAAGAGACGCCGGCCGTGATGCAGGCCTTCGAGGCGATCCTGCCCGACACCCATGCCAAGTACCTGCTGACCTCGGGCTCCACCGGCCGGCCGAAGGTGGTGATCAACACGCACCGCATGCTGTGCGCCAACCAGCAGATGATCGCGCAGACCTGGCGCTTCCTGGACCAGGAGCCGCCGGTGCTGGTGGACTGGCTGCCGTGGAGCCACACTTTCGGGGCGAACCACAACTTCAACATCGTGCTCTGCCATGGCGGCGCGCTTTACATCGACGAAGGCCGGCCGGCGCCGGGCCTGATCGAGAAGACGGTGCGCAACCTGCGCGAGGTGCGGCCCACGCTGCTGTTCAACGTGCCGCGCGGCTACGACATGCTGCTGCCCTTCCTCGAGGCCGACGAAGCGCTCGCGGCCGATGTGCTGTCGCGCCTGCGCCTGTGCTTCTATGCCGCCGCGGCGCTGGCGCCCTCGACCTGGCAGCGGCTCGAGGCGGTGGCGAAGCGCGCACGGCCGGCTGCGCCGCTGTGGCTCACCACCTCCTGGGGCGCGACCGAGACCTCCCCGGCCATCACCTCGGCCCACTGGAAGCTCGACGGCGCCGGCTGCATCGGCGCACCGCTGCCGGGACTGGAGCTGAAGTTCGTGCCCAACGGCGACAAGCTGGAGATGCGGGTCAAGGGCGTCTCGGTCTTCCCCGGCTATCGCAACGCGCCGCGCGAAACGGCGCAGGCCTTCGACGAAGAGGGCTACTACCGCATCGGCGACGCGGGCTACCTGGTCGATGCGCAGCGGCCCGAATGCGGCGTGATGTTCAACGGCCGCGTGGCCGAGGACTTCAAGCTCACGAGCGGCACCTGGGTCTCGGTGGGCACGCTGCGTGTGGAGCTGGTGTCGCGGCTGGCCCCGCTGGTGCAGGACGTGGTGATCACCGGCCATGACCGCGACGCAGTCGGCATGCTGGTCTTTCCCAGCGCGCAAGCGGCGCAGCGCCCGCGCGAGGAGCTGGCGGCGGCATTGCTTCGCACGATGCGGGCCCTGCACGACGAGGGCGCGGGCTCCTCGCGATGCCCGGTGCGCGCGCTGGTGCTGGCCTCGCCGCCGGACATCGATGCCGGCGAGATCACCGACAAGGGCTACATCAACCAGCGCGCGGTGCTGCTGCGGCGCGCAGCGGAGGTGGAACGGCTGCACGCGGATGTGCATGATCCGGAGGTGGTGCGGGGCGACTGA
- a CDS encoding 3-hydroxyacyl-CoA dehydrogenase NAD-binding domain-containing protein, which produces MSRKDTPITRVAVVGTGVIGASWAAWFLAQGLDVDATDPSPGAEARLRQAVAQHWPTLERFGLAQGASIERLRFHASLEDALRETDFVQENGPERMDFKIDLFRRMDAAAPPHAILASSSSGLTVSGMQSGCAHPERVVLGHPFNPPHLIPLVEVIGGERTSADAVERAMAFYAAIGKRPIHVKREVKGHIANRLQAALWREAFHLVDQGVASVADIDTAISQGPGLRWAVMGPFMNLHLSGGAGGIAHVLAHLGGPIEDWWKDLGSPLMTQELKQQVTEGVAAELGQRHESELERTRDTLLLNLIRAKAASGTLE; this is translated from the coding sequence ATGTCGCGCAAGGACACGCCCATCACACGCGTCGCGGTGGTCGGCACCGGCGTGATCGGCGCCAGCTGGGCCGCCTGGTTCCTCGCGCAGGGGCTGGACGTCGATGCCACCGACCCGTCGCCGGGGGCCGAGGCGCGGCTGCGACAGGCCGTGGCGCAGCACTGGCCCACGCTGGAGCGCTTCGGGCTCGCCCAAGGCGCGTCCATCGAACGGCTGCGATTCCACGCGTCGCTGGAAGACGCTCTGCGCGAAACGGACTTCGTGCAGGAGAACGGCCCCGAGCGGATGGACTTCAAGATCGATCTGTTCCGACGGATGGACGCCGCCGCGCCGCCGCATGCGATCCTGGCCTCCAGCTCCTCGGGGCTGACGGTCAGCGGCATGCAGTCGGGCTGCGCGCATCCGGAGCGCGTGGTGCTGGGCCACCCTTTCAATCCGCCGCACCTGATCCCGCTGGTGGAGGTGATCGGCGGCGAGCGCACCTCGGCCGACGCCGTCGAACGCGCGATGGCCTTCTATGCGGCCATCGGCAAGCGGCCGATCCACGTGAAGCGCGAGGTCAAGGGCCATATCGCCAACCGGCTGCAGGCGGCGCTGTGGCGCGAAGCCTTCCACCTGGTCGACCAGGGCGTGGCCTCGGTGGCCGACATCGACACCGCGATCTCGCAGGGCCCCGGGCTGCGCTGGGCGGTGATGGGGCCCTTCATGAACCTGCACCTCTCGGGCGGCGCCGGCGGCATCGCGCATGTGCTGGCGCACCTGGGCGGGCCGATCGAGGACTGGTGGAAAGACCTGGGATCGCCCCTGATGACCCAGGAGCTCAAGCAACAGGTGACCGAGGGCGTTGCCGCGGAACTCGGCCAGCGCCATGAAAGCGAGCTCGAGCGGACGCGCGACACCCTGCTGTTGAACCTGATTCGCGCCAAGGCAGCCTCCGGCACACTCGAATAA
- a CDS encoding Bug family tripartite tricarboxylate transporter substrate binding protein, whose translation MTDRRHFLHTLGAAAALGALAPLTARAQSIEQVKIYYGFPAGSAGDSVARRAGEKLAGSAYTRNAAVVENKPGAGGRIALEVLKGAPADGSVLALSPFSCTSIYPHIYSKLSYDPVKDITPVSIAAVMHHGLAVGPLVPASVKNVKDFLAWAKANPGQASYGSPAAGSTPHFIGALLGINNGVELKHVPYRGSIPGVTDVVGGQIAAMVTPSGDFVANHKAGKLRLLATSGKARSPFSPEVPTLAEQGFAELTTEEWFGFYAPARTPAAVVNAANAAINAAIKDKSVIDSLAVVGLIAHGSSVEEMARSQREEFERWGPLVKKVGFTAES comes from the coding sequence ATGACCGATCGCCGCCACTTCCTCCACACCCTGGGCGCGGCTGCCGCCCTCGGCGCTCTGGCGCCGCTGACCGCCCGGGCCCAGAGCATCGAGCAGGTCAAGATCTACTACGGCTTCCCGGCCGGCAGCGCCGGCGACAGCGTGGCGCGCCGCGCCGGCGAGAAGCTGGCCGGTTCGGCCTACACCCGCAACGCGGCGGTGGTCGAGAACAAGCCCGGCGCGGGCGGCCGCATCGCGCTGGAGGTGCTCAAGGGCGCGCCGGCGGACGGCAGCGTGCTGGCGCTGTCGCCCTTCTCCTGCACCTCCATCTACCCGCACATCTACAGCAAGCTGAGCTACGACCCGGTCAAGGACATCACGCCGGTGTCGATCGCGGCGGTGATGCACCACGGACTGGCGGTCGGCCCGCTGGTGCCGGCCAGCGTCAAGAACGTCAAGGACTTCCTGGCCTGGGCCAAGGCCAACCCGGGGCAAGCCAGCTACGGCTCGCCGGCGGCCGGCTCCACGCCGCACTTCATCGGCGCCCTGCTCGGCATCAACAACGGCGTCGAGCTCAAGCACGTGCCCTACCGCGGCTCCATCCCCGGGGTGACCGACGTGGTGGGCGGCCAGATCGCCGCGATGGTCACGCCCAGCGGCGACTTCGTCGCCAACCACAAGGCCGGCAAGCTGCGGCTGCTGGCGACCTCCGGCAAGGCACGCTCGCCCTTCTCGCCCGAGGTGCCGACCCTGGCGGAGCAGGGCTTCGCGGAGCTCACGACCGAGGAGTGGTTCGGCTTCTATGCGCCTGCCAGGACGCCGGCCGCGGTGGTCAACGCTGCCAACGCGGCGATCAACGCCGCGATCAAGGACAAGTCGGTGATCGACAGCCTGGCGGTGGTCGGCCTGATCGCGCATGGTTCGAGCGTCGAAGAGATGGCCCGTTCGCAGCGCGAGGAGTTCGAGCGCTGGGGCCCGCTGGTCAAGAAGGTCGGCTTCACGGCGGAGTCCTGA